A portion of the Sphingobacterium spiritivorum genome contains these proteins:
- a CDS encoding YtxH domain-containing protein gives MNDNGKIVAALLAGLAAGAVLGVLFAPEKGSETRDKINESLSDLGDALKERAEEQFDQLNDFKDKVVAAVKSKINKAGHSVEGELEEHA, from the coding sequence ATGAATGATAACGGTAAAATAGTAGCTGCTTTGTTGGCAGGTCTTGCGGCTGGGGCAGTTTTAGGTGTATTGTTTGCTCCAGAAAAGGGTTCTGAAACAAGAGATAAGATTAATGAATCTCTTTCTGACCTTGGGGATGCTTTAAAAGAAAGAGCAGAAGAACAATTTGACCAATTGAATGACTTTAAAGATAAAGTTGTAGCAGCAGTCAAATCTAAAATAAACAAAGCCGGACACTCTGTAGAAGGGGAGCTGGAAGAGCATGCGTGA